In Babesia microti strain RI chromosome IV, complete genome, the sequence TCGTGAGGTGGCAGCATTTTCCCAGTTTGGATCTGACCTGGATGCTTCAACTCAACAGTTGATTACTAGGGGCCGCGTGCTTACCGAGTTGCTTAAGCAGGATCAGTACAAACCTATTAAAACGCCGTTGCAAGTTTGTATCATCTTTTGTGGCGTGCAGGGTTACTTGGATAAAATACCTATAGATCAGATCACGAAGTTTGAATCCGAGTTTACCAGCTATATAACCACACAGCACCAGGACATTTTGTCTTCCATCGAAACGTAAGCCTAAAATGACTATAAATAGCAAAAATTGGAATCTATTGcttcaaacaattaatatttaaatcaaCCATGTAAATAAACCGTGACATACATCtttcaaatatacatatataccCCTATGCCCTGTACAATACGAATAATAATGTGATTAATATCCTATATCTATAACCCTAAAAAGTCCAAATACcctaataattaaatatcaaaCCATAAGCACAAAGAATGAGAGCATAAAAGCGAAGAGAACTCCATAAATCACTGGATTATTTCCCCTAGACTTCCTTTGTCTCTATCCCAGTTTgatttttcataaaatatGATGGCAACCTAATTTTATGGtgtaatatgtttaatgaatttgttcaaaAGGATTCGAAGATAAGGATTTTAGATCAACTCAGGTAGTTTTTTGAGAGCAATTGTTGGATTTTCCGAGTATTTGCCCCAACAAAAAAGAGCTATCAAAACTCTGTTGTACAAGGaaatatatagatataatattatttttctCTGTGTCGCGCTTGTTTCCTAAagaaaataataacaaatatgaATTGTGggatattatattcaaatcAACATTAcaacaacaatttgattgttaatgatatattgttgGTTATCACGTGAGACGagaatttatattacaaaGGCATGATAGTTAGTTCCACAAAAAGTGAACATGATTTTTATCCATATGTTTTTGGAATCTGGCtatagtatattttatgaGTTATTTCACGGCTTTCCTAGTTTATTGATCacaaacaatatatataatggggtttaattataatatactgACATTTTGTTACATATACTAATATagaatttacatatatatatatatatatgacaaatttgaattattaatgaataaataatttaaacataaCCAACAGTGCTAACACAGGAATCATGTGTTGTCCCAGCAGGTGGAGGAAAATCTCAGAACCGctattgtaaatttccGTTCCAACTTTCTAAAGGAGGATTAGTAACGGATTTTATAAActaacaaataattgatacaATTACATGGCATAATATGCTACTAGTGGCTACGTTCTAGTTTTATGATCTTGTCTAATTTATCCCTGGCCTCCTTGATCCTCCTTCTTTCCGATTCCACCCATGAGTAATCCTCTGGCGCCATGATTTTCCACGTCATAAAACTTGCTAAAATACACCAGCTTAGAATGAATAGTCCTAAATAGTTACTTGCTTACCTTGTAGATTTACCTTTAAGTGGGTTGAGAAGATAGGCCTTTTACCCTTCATAAACTGATGAAAGTCCTGCCTCCTTAGCTTACACCTATCAGCGCCAGTAAGAATACGCTTATGTACGTCTAATTCACTGACTTTGGGCCTTTCCTTGTCGGTTAACTCCCATGAGTCAGAAATTAGCCTCCTCTGAACAACATAGGCACTGGGAAAACTGGaactaattataatgttaGTTAGAGAagaatttaatatacaaaataaactatttgcCATTATAATTCGGCCATTTCCTCGAAGAATGAATGACAGTTCAGAAAAGTGGTTCCCCCCAACAAAATATCCACTCCGGTCTTCTCGCTCAGACCCTCACATTCTCTGCTCTCCTGATAGGTAGCACCTCCTACTACAAATGCAATTACCTAAATAAGTCATGTTCATACCGATTTTGGCATTTCATTGAGGGCATATTGGTACCCAAAGGCACAGGGAGTTGTTACATAGTCAAATCCATTAAGTTTTCCTATGTTAATAAGTTTCTAACCATTGAGTAGCATATCTATTGTTTCTGATAGCCTAGAGCGATATCTCATATAAGCCACAGTATCTTTGATAGTTTGTTCAATTGCTGTTTTAGCCAGGGAAAAGAAGCTTCTGTCAACATTCTTACACATAGCGCTTTTTGAGTACTTGAGCAAGTTATCCAACACCACAAAATCCTCAGTATcacaattcatttttttcatttcAGACTTTAGGTAATTTACCAGAGATTTGTCGTCAGAGTAGCATACTGCAAACAGGCAGCAAAGTCTAAGCCTATTGAATGGCGATATGTCTGGAGATTGTATGCGATTGTAGAGCTCTGAAAAGCTTTCTGCCTTGTTGCTATTGCAGCAAATATCCTGTTCCAAAATTGACTGATTTAATATATCGCCTTTTGCCAAACAATTGGACAATGCGTGCTGTATAGATAAGTGGCGTTTGACATCGGCGGACATTTTTGCTTGTTCTGGTATTAATTGTAGCGTTTCAAAAACATCATTTTTCGTGATTAGATTTTGCTAAATAgcacaaattttaccttttttttatattcatttaccAAGTCATTAATTGCCATCTCAATGTCTGCAAAATCGAGATACTTATTCTGAATAACTTCAAATATACCTgatcaaaaaatgaatcTGTTATTGAAGAAACGACAAATTCTTCTGTCTCATTGTTTTTTGTATGTATTGTTATCTTGTTATTGTGTATGCCAATATATTCATGTATCATGGCCTTCATGACGGAATTTGTACCTGATAAGTCCATTGAGTTAACATCGGAGTAATACAATCATCACGGCGATCGTACAATAACAGAACTGTACCAAACCGGCCATTTTTGGATCTTTCAGTATCATTTGTTACggaaatatttttgttgtgATCATTGATTTTGGCTTGCAATTGAGATGCAATTGCTTGGCAGAGAGGTGAACACTTGCGGTAAATAATAGTAGGCTTTTTGCCAGTAGCACAACATAATGCAAATAAACCCTGAACTATGCGTTTTACGCATTCATTTTCGTAAtaagataaaaatatctGGTTTAATTCTACAGAATTAAGAGTTATATACTCTTTGCctacattatcaattttacatacTGACCAACAACTTGTATAGGCTATAGACATTTTTCTGCTCTAAGGAAAATGTATTGTGgccaattatataaaagTCGGTGTAATACTCAAATACTGTTTTCACTAGGTGGTAGGAATCGTATTTAGCAAgcttattaattttgtctTCTGATAGTGTGTTTGTAAAAACAAAATGATAAGACCCAAAAATGCTCTGGGATAACTCAGTGCACAATATCTCAATATTGTTGTTTGTGGGCCTTATGATAAATAGAGCAGGTATATGCTTTAGATTTCGGTGTTTGTTATGGCGTACTTCGCGGACATCCTCTATTTTGCTATCGTAAGGGTCAATATCAACAATTGACTTGGTGCTTATTTGCTGAAAAACGCTAGGATCATCCAATCTAAGTGTTAGAAACACTTCATTCTCCAGTAAATACGTCTGAGTACAGACCAATGATAAGATAGCTGATGTTTCTGAATCAAGAACTAGCGCCTTAAAACCCTTTACtttgttaaaaatggatttaAAAGAGCTTGTAACTCTATCATACAGTGAATTCATTTATACTACTGTACTACAAATGACTCCAGTGTGTGGCAAGAATCTATCCTTATATACTTTGTTATAAGGACACAGCTACATTTCATTGATTGAAGGGAATTACAAACATAAACGAACAGCTGATGAATATAGACTGGTTCGTCATACCgatgttaattatatgcGTTACATTAAGAGCTTAAAAAACTGCGCCAAAAACGATTTTAATATAGCTCCACAATTCGAAAAATCAATgaaaatgtgtaaaaatgcGGTGCGTAAAGCACAGCCGACTGGATCGGTACGACCTATGAAGCAAAAAAGAACAAAATAAGAATCAAAACTGTCGCATCACATAGCCATGAAATATTCATAAATGATGCTAAATTGGGTAATGCGTTACACAACCCATCAcaccaaacaatttataataaatcagCCCTAGCACTATCCAcgaaacaaattttaacaaCCATGTGCGGAAAATATTAAAGCACAAATACGCCATAGTCGGGGGACCACCCTATAACCACACAAATAACCCTAGAAACGCAAGGGCAATGTCTCACACACCGATACATGCAATGCTATGCTGAGTGTAATTCATTTTGTGGGTCGGTGCCTTATGTGGCCTTGGgagtatatataatgtggGTTAGCTAATGAAAAGAACAACGAATTTCGTCACTATAAAAAGTGATCCAGATTGTGATATTTGAGTTGTTTACATTTAGACCGTAAGCACAATTCTTTAGGATTAGTTCGTATGTGTGAATTTCATTAATAAGAGAAACACCACAAGCGAACAATTATAGCAAACTTATTGGGTGCACCCTACATGAAATGTGTGTAAATGGCCTTTGTTTTATATATCATTGCCTTTTTTGAACCACACAATTAGCTCATGTGTGTATCATTGCCTTTCATACCCCACAACATCGCAGCATAGCTGGCATAGTCAAATCCTTAGGTCAAACTTGCATAATTTACAACTAGACTacattaattcattaattttcaatgtTTCCCATCACATCCCTTTCAGAATCtttcaaaattatgaaaATCGATCTCGTTTGTGGCACTCTAATTAATAGCATATTATGGGGCCACTAGACctagattttttaatcaCTTGCAGTAGTTTCCTATCGCACCCTAAATAGAGTAGCATATTGGTCCAAAATGGGTAAGTAATACTGCGTACATATCTATTGTATTTTCAACAGTTTCACGTAGCTGTTAAAGTGCACGGATCTCTTGCTCGTGCTGGAAAGGTCAAAAATCACACTCCTAAAGTTGCCAAGCAGGAAAAGAAGAAACCCCTCACTGGCCGTGCGAAAAAGAGACAACTTTACAATAGAAGGTTTTCCAGTGTTGCTCTTAATTCTCGCGGAGGACCCAACTCCCAGTCATAAACCGCACAATTATGGTTTATCTTAATTATGTCAAAACTTTACTttgatgtaataattggatataatgaaaattattaactTTTTcttacaaacaatttttctTTCCAAAATCACACCCACTGTACGGTATATGATGGTGGTCACAATTATTACGCACAGTTGCTTATATTGTATGCTATGGCTAATTGGGGTGTACGTTTTGACTGTTGAACTTAGATTTTTCGTCAATTATTTGGAGTGGAATGAGTTTATCATATGATTTTAGATCGCAAGGAGCGCTTTATTTCCGCTTCCAAACGATTTTTCTCCTCCAGAGACGTCATGTCATCGCAGCCAATTTTTTCCTCGTAGTAGCGATTGAAACAGTATAATGCTCCAGTGGTTAAAGCTAGTATTATGAATCCTGGAGATCTTATACTCCAACTTCTCTCCGGTACCAATGTATCCCACAGTCTCTGTGATTGCCTAGCCTTTGTTATCAATTCCTCATTCATAGTCACTAAAAATTGGGTAATTAAATACGTTTCATGAAAAGGAAGAATTCGCAAATGCCTAAATAaccaaataaattaccagaAGAGATTAGCACAAATATTAATGAGATGataatccaaaatttcCTATCCCGCTTGATACCCTTTTGCGGGACGCCCTTGAATTgtgtaaacaatttgtttttgaCATCCATAACATGTTTCATGGCAACCATTGTGGAgttttattatatcattaattctAAATCTACTTATAAAGACTACAGCgtttattatacaattagtgTTCCACACACTGAGAGGATAGACCCCCTTTTTCCTGTTTACCCCCTAATCCACATCACCACCAAATAGACTTGTATCTATATCCTCTTCATATTACACATCACCACGTCATAATTCTTCATCACTAAccacaaaattttcataatcATTATCATCCATTTGTGACctaattttatcatgtGTACCCTTGCTGCCATTTATCTCCATAGTctgtaaattgtatttgcGTGTAAATGCCGCCTTTGTCTTGCTAGGCAGTTTTTCGTACAAATTCTCTTGCTCATTGAACAAAAACCCACTATATCCATCAACCAAAAAATCCCTGGTAACTCCAAGTTCTAGCATTAGTTCAATCGCCTTATCCATATTTCCCTCAATTAGTACCTTCataacctaaataaataatcgACCAACcttttgataaatcaaatagTGTAATCCATCTGTTATACATGTACCATATATTCCTATTTTACCACTTGCtgatatacaaaattcTTGTAACATACGTTTATTCTTATTATTGGCAGATACTCTGCCCAACCATTTGGGAAAGTCAAGTTTCTCAGTCAATCTACCGGAATATAAAGATTTAAGTATAACTACAGGTAACACTGCTGTAATATACCCCAGTTCTGGTAGCATAACGAATTGTTGTGTATTGTATATATGCTTGTGAATTACATCCCCAATGACAAATGCTTCAGCAGCAGTACAAAGTGCTGACCATTTCTTCCCTGATATCAGTGAAtctttgataaatttgatgtaaTTCTCGTGTATCATAAGGGGTACCATGTCATAGTCAATGAAAAAGTAGTCCAGAATGTATGTAAAGGTTAAGTCATTAGGGTTTTGGGGGGAAAATAGCCTTTGGGTTATATCAAAGGGGGAGGtgatcaaattgttatccTTCTCACCTAATTTTAATTCCTCAACCAAAGCCGAAGTGCTTTTTGCCATAAATGGCGTTTTTGAGTTTGAAGAAAATTGTAATGCATTAATACATTGTCTAATATCGCCTTGTCTAGAATCGCATAAAGAATTGAGTGTATTATCATTCACAGTGATGTTTTCACATTGACATATTTTCTTAAGCCTCTGCACAAGCAACATTTTTGAAGGAGGAGAAAACTTTAAATCTAAACATTTATTGGCAAGGCTACGAATCTGAATGAGCAAAATATTACCTTTTGCAAATTTCGATCGTTACATATGCATATAATTGgacaaattgaattttcaaTGAGACGATGTATTGCTTGGGATCCACCCCTATCTCCGCTAGATATACCATCCACTTCATCCATTACTATGCATGTATTTGCACAAAGCTTGTTAGTGTAATCGaaatttaatgtaataCCGCCAGTTGCCATTATGGCAATTTGTTCTATTGCTTGCTTATTGCGTTGGTCTGAGGCG encodes:
- a CDS encoding hypothetical protein (overlaps_old_locusTagID:BBM_III05625), whose translation is MNEELITKARQSQRLWDTLVPERSWSIRSPGFIILALTTGALYCFNRYYEEKIGCDDMTSLEEKNRLEAEIKRSLRSKII
- a CDS encoding small subunit ribosomal protein S30e (overlaps_old_locusTagID:BBM_III05620), which encodes MAVKVHGSLARAGKVKNHTPKVAKQEKKKPLTGRAKKRQLYNRRFSSVALNSRGGPNSQS
- a CDS encoding Vacuolar protein sorting-associated protein 45 (overlaps_old_locusTagID:BBM_III05610;~overlaps_old_locusTagID:BBM_III05615); its protein translation is MNSLYDRVTSSFKSIFNKVKGFKALVLDSETSAILSLVCTQTYLLENEVFLTLRLDDPSVFQQISTKSIVDIDPYDSKIEDVREVRHNKHRNLKHIPALFIIRPTNNNIEILCTELSQSIFGSYHFVFTNTLSEDKINKLAKYDSYHLVKTVFEYYTDFYIIGHNTFSLEQKNVYSLYKLLVSKEYITLNSVELNQIFLSYYENECVKRIVQGLFALCCATGKKPTIIYRKCSPLCQAIASQLQAKINDHNKNISVTNDTERSKNGRFGTVLLLYDRRDDCITPMLTQWTYQAMIHEYIGIHNNKITIHTKNNETEEFVVSSITDSFFDQNKYLDFADIEMAINDLVNEYKKKQNLITKNDVFETLQLIPEQAKMSADVKRHLSIQHALSNCLAKGDILNQSILEQDICCNSNKAESFSELYNRIQSPDISPFNRLRLCCLFAVCYSDDKSLVNYLKSEMKKMNCDTEDFVVLDNLLKYSKSAMCKNVDRSFFSLAKTAIEQTIKDTVAYMRYRSRLSETIDMLLNGKLNGFDYVTTPCAFGYQYALNEMPKSVIAFVVGGATYQESRECEGLSEKTGVDILLGGTTFLNCHSFFEEMAEL
- a CDS encoding conserved Plasmodium protein, unknown function (overlaps_old_locusTagID:BBM_III05610;~overlaps_old_locusTagID:BBM_III05615), which gives rise to MANSLFCILNSSLTNIIISSSFPSAYVVQRRLISDSWELTDKERPKVSELDVHKRILTGADRCKLRRQDFHQFMKGKRPIFSTHLKVNLQGLFILSWCILASFMTWKIMAPEDYSWVESERRRIKEARDKLDKIIKLERSH